A single region of the Erythrobacter sp. HL-111 genome encodes:
- the gmk gene encoding guanylate kinase: MDTPPPDRPDPSPALKRRGLMFILSSPSGAGKTTLSRMLLEQDREIRLSVSVTTRPPRPGEIDGQHYHFRSDAEFDRMVEDDDFYEWAHVFDYRYGTPKGIIRAALKEGQDFLFDIDWQGTQQLYQKDQQDVVRVFILPPSIEELHRRLRSRATDSEEVIRGRMERARAEISHWDGYDYVVINDDVEQCFGKVRQILNAERMKRQRQTGLIPFVRELMG, translated from the coding sequence ATGGACACTCCCCCTCCCGATCGCCCGGACCCGTCGCCCGCCTTGAAGCGCCGCGGCCTCATGTTCATCCTCTCCTCGCCCTCGGGCGCGGGCAAGACGACTCTGTCGCGGATGCTGCTCGAACAGGACCGCGAGATCAGGCTCTCGGTTTCGGTCACCACCCGCCCGCCGCGTCCGGGCGAGATCGACGGGCAGCATTACCATTTCCGCAGCGACGCCGAATTCGACCGCATGGTCGAGGACGACGATTTCTACGAATGGGCCCATGTCTTCGACTATCGCTACGGCACGCCCAAGGGGATCATCCGCGCGGCCCTCAAGGAAGGGCAGGATTTCCTGTTCGACATCGACTGGCAGGGCACGCAGCAGCTCTACCAGAAGGACCAGCAGGACGTGGTGCGGGTGTTCATCCTGCCGCCCTCGATCGAGGAACTGCACCGCCGCCTGCGCTCGCGCGCGACCGACAGCGAGGAGGTGATCCGCGGCCGGATGGAACGCGCGCGGGCCGAGATCAGCCACTGGGACGGCTACGACTATGTCGTCATCAATGACGATGTCGAACAATGTTTCGGCAAGGTCCGCCAGATCCTCAACGCCGAACGCATGAAGCGCCAGCGCCAGACCGGGCTCATCCCCTTCGTGCGCGAATTGATGGGCTAG
- the hisF gene encoding imidazole glycerol phosphate synthase subunit HisF, with the protein MTVRIRVIPCLDVAEGRVVKGVNFVDLKDAGDPVEQARAYDAAGADELCFLDISASHEGRGTLLDMVRRTAEVCFMPLTVGGGVRSVEDARALLLAGADKVAVNSAAVARPELVGEIAKKFGSQCVVASVDARRVAPEVTVQGGEPEPGPRWEIFTHGGRKPTGIDAVEYAIKVAELGAGELLVTSMDGDGTKAGYDLELTRTIADAVSVPVIASGGVGTLDHLVEGVREGHASAVLAASIFHFGTHSIAEAHKALRDAGLPARGD; encoded by the coding sequence ATGACCGTCCGCATCCGCGTCATCCCCTGTCTCGACGTGGCCGAGGGCCGCGTGGTCAAGGGCGTCAATTTCGTCGATCTCAAGGACGCGGGCGATCCGGTCGAACAGGCGCGCGCCTATGACGCGGCGGGGGCGGACGAATTGTGCTTCCTCGACATTTCAGCCAGCCACGAAGGGCGCGGTACGCTGCTCGACATGGTGCGGCGCACCGCAGAGGTGTGCTTTATGCCGTTGACCGTCGGGGGGGGTGTGCGCTCGGTCGAGGACGCGCGCGCCCTGCTGCTGGCAGGCGCGGACAAGGTCGCGGTGAACTCCGCCGCCGTCGCCCGGCCCGAACTGGTCGGCGAGATCGCGAAGAAATTCGGCAGCCAATGCGTCGTTGCCAGCGTCGATGCGCGCCGCGTCGCGCCCGAAGTGACGGTGCAGGGGGGCGAGCCGGAACCCGGGCCGCGCTGGGAAATCTTCACCCATGGCGGGCGCAAGCCCACCGGAATCGACGCGGTCGAATATGCGATCAAGGTCGCGGAGCTGGGCGCGGGCGAACTCCTCGTCACCAGCATGGACGGCGACGGGACGAAGGCGGGATACGACCTCGAACTCACCCGCACCATCGCCGATGCGGTGAGCGTGCCCGTGATCGCGAGCGGCGGGGTCGGCACGCTCGACCACCTCGTCGAAGGCGTGCGCGAGGGCCACGCGAGCGCGGTGCTCGCCGCCTCGATCTTCCATTTCGGGACTCACTCCATCGCCGAGGCGCACAAGGCCCTGCGCGATGCCGGCCTGCCGGCGCGGGGCGACTGA
- the tolB gene encoding Tol-Pal system beta propeller repeat protein TolB: MTRTFTLLASVAAIACAPAGLSAQTADLGEPLAEGGEVETTETQASGEDAEGGLTFTVTDESDWSDIGVAIPAFATDRNRPTPASSDGTEALGREIARVITANLRDNGLFKPVGPDSLPQPSFAQITAPAWNNWSGRGAEMLVHGYVRARDDDKLVVGCYLYDVALKDELIREGWVVRPADWRRAAHKCSDLIYARLTGEDPFFDSRIAYIAETGPKDNRVKRLAVMDSDGANHRFITLGSATALTPRYSPDYSKILYLSYVDGNPRIYVYDIGSGRQKLVTENANPTLAPRWSPDGRHILYSMAVAGNTDIYRVPVTGGQAERLTDAPGIDIAGSYSPDGSKIVFESDRSGAQQCYVMDADGSNQKRISFFGGRCATPEWSPRGDQIAFTRIAGDFNVAVMTPSGGNMRVLTRGWQDEAPTWAPNGRIIQFFRTARNSGRSSLWQVDLTGRNERRLPTPVDASDPAWGPIRP, from the coding sequence ATGACCAGGACATTCACCCTCCTTGCCTCCGTCGCCGCGATCGCCTGCGCCCCGGCGGGCCTTTCCGCCCAGACCGCCGATCTCGGCGAGCCGCTTGCCGAAGGCGGCGAGGTCGAAACCACGGAAACGCAGGCTTCGGGCGAGGATGCCGAGGGCGGGCTGACCTTCACCGTCACCGACGAATCCGACTGGTCCGACATCGGCGTCGCCATCCCCGCCTTCGCGACCGACCGCAACCGGCCCACGCCCGCGAGCAGCGACGGGACCGAGGCCCTCGGCCGCGAGATCGCGCGGGTCATCACCGCCAACCTGCGCGACAACGGCCTGTTCAAGCCGGTCGGCCCCGACAGCCTGCCGCAGCCCTCGTTTGCCCAGATCACCGCGCCTGCCTGGAACAACTGGTCGGGCCGCGGCGCGGAAATGCTCGTCCACGGCTATGTCCGCGCGCGCGACGACGACAAGCTGGTGGTCGGGTGTTACCTCTATGACGTCGCCCTGAAGGACGAACTGATCCGCGAAGGCTGGGTGGTGCGCCCGGCCGACTGGCGCCGCGCGGCGCACAAGTGTTCGGACCTCATCTATGCCCGGCTCACGGGCGAGGACCCGTTCTTCGACAGCCGCATCGCCTACATCGCCGAGACCGGCCCCAAGGACAACCGGGTGAAGCGCCTCGCCGTGATGGACAGCGACGGGGCGAACCACCGCTTCATCACGCTCGGCAGCGCGACCGCGCTGACCCCGCGCTATTCGCCCGACTATTCGAAGATCCTCTACCTTTCCTATGTCGACGGAAACCCGCGGATCTACGTCTACGACATCGGCTCGGGTCGGCAGAAGCTGGTGACCGAGAACGCCAACCCGACGCTCGCCCCGCGCTGGTCGCCGGACGGGCGGCACATCCTCTATTCGATGGCGGTCGCGGGCAACACCGACATCTACCGCGTGCCGGTGACGGGCGGGCAGGCCGAGCGGCTGACGGACGCGCCGGGCATCGACATCGCCGGCTCCTATTCGCCCGACGGGTCGAAGATCGTGTTCGAAAGCGACCGTTCGGGCGCGCAGCAGTGCTATGTCATGGACGCCGACGGATCCAACCAGAAGCGCATCAGCTTCTTCGGCGGGCGCTGCGCCACGCCCGAATGGAGCCCGCGCGGCGACCAGATCGCCTTCACGCGGATCGCGGGCGATTTCAACGTCGCCGTCATGACGCCATCGGGCGGCAATATGCGCGTGCTCACGCGCGGCTGGCAGGACGAGGCCCCGACCTGGGCGCCGAATGGCCGGATCATCCAGTTCTTCAGGACGGCCCGGAATTCCGGGCGGTCGTCCCTGTGGCAAGTCGACCTGACCGGTCGCAACGAGAGGAGGCTGCCGACGCCGGTGGACGCGTCGGATCCGGCATGGGGACCGATTCGCCCCTGA
- the hisH gene encoding imidazole glycerol phosphate synthase subunit HisH: MGEVVALVDYGAGNLHSVHNALKRAGANVTVTDDPNVVRAADRIVLPGVGSFRACARGLKAVPHMIEAMTERVHVGGAPFLGICVGMQLLATRGLEHGTTKGLDWIPGEVRRIEPADPAIKVPHMGWNDVGILPHARDHQVFEGGEAYFLHSYHFVADDPHHVAALTDHGEGLVAAVARDNMVGVQFHPEKSQAYGLATLSRFLEWYP; this comes from the coding sequence GTGGGTGAGGTCGTGGCCCTCGTGGATTACGGCGCGGGCAACCTCCACTCGGTCCACAATGCGCTGAAGCGGGCCGGGGCGAATGTCACCGTCACCGACGATCCCAACGTGGTGCGCGCGGCTGACCGGATCGTGCTGCCCGGCGTCGGTTCGTTCAGGGCCTGCGCCAGGGGCCTCAAGGCCGTGCCCCACATGATCGAGGCGATGACCGAGCGGGTCCATGTCGGCGGCGCGCCCTTCCTCGGCATCTGCGTCGGGATGCAGCTGCTCGCCACCAGAGGCCTCGAACATGGCACCACCAAAGGCCTCGACTGGATCCCCGGCGAGGTTCGCCGGATCGAGCCCGCAGACCCCGCGATCAAGGTCCCGCACATGGGCTGGAACGATGTCGGCATCCTTCCCCACGCGCGCGATCACCAGGTGTTCGAGGGGGGCGAGGCCTATTTCCTGCACTCCTACCACTTCGTCGCCGACGATCCGCACCATGTCGCCGCGCTGACCGATCACGGCGAGGGGCTGGTGGCGGCGGTCGCGCGGGACAACATGGTGGGCGTGCAGTTCCACCCGGAAAAGAGCCAGGCCTATGGGCTGGCGACGCTCTCCCGCTTCCTGGAGTGGTATCCATGA
- the pal gene encoding peptidoglycan-associated lipoprotein Pal gives MNISLSRCAAAALVTSSLALAACSKKAPEELPPAPAETSAPAETRAAPAPAGPRAGTQEHFADAVGSSTTIYFDTDRYNVDSEDAAALQAQAQYFARYPQVTFTIEGHADERGTREYNLALGERRANAAKNYLVSLGVSADRIRTVSYGKERPVALASTPEAWARNRRAASVIID, from the coding sequence ATGAACATCTCCCTTTCGCGCTGCGCCGCCGCCGCGCTCGTCACGTCTTCGCTTGCCCTCGCCGCCTGTTCCAAGAAGGCACCCGAGGAACTGCCGCCCGCGCCCGCCGAAACCTCGGCCCCGGCCGAGACCCGCGCCGCGCCCGCCCCGGCCGGCCCGCGCGCCGGCACGCAGGAGCATTTCGCCGACGCGGTGGGTTCGTCCACCACGATCTATTTCGACACCGATCGCTACAACGTCGACAGCGAGGATGCCGCCGCGCTCCAGGCCCAGGCGCAGTATTTCGCGCGCTACCCGCAGGTGACCTTCACCATCGAAGGCCATGCCGACGAACGCGGAACGCGCGAATACAACCTTGCGCTCGGCGAACGGCGCGCGAACGCGGCGAAGAACTATCTCGTCAGCCTCGGCGTGTCGGCCGACCGCATCCGCACGGTGAGCTACGGCAAGGAACGCCCGGTCGCGCTCGCCTCCACGCCCGAAGCCTGGGCGCGCAACCGCCGCGCGGCGAGCGTCATCATCGATTGA
- the hisA gene encoding 1-(5-phosphoribosyl)-5-[(5-phosphoribosylamino)methylideneamino]imidazole-4-carboxamide isomerase, whose product MIVFPAIDLKGGEVVRLAEGDMARATIYGDDPAAQAMIFAEAGAEHLHVVDLDGSFAGRPENRAAVEAIVERFPGYVQLGGGIRDAATVEGWFNLGVARVVMGSAALKDPEFVKDMAREWEGGIVVAVDAKDGMVATEGWAEVSDVPVVDLARRFEDAGVAALLFTDIGRDGLLKGVNIDATVDLARRVDIPVIASGGVRGLDDIHILSVHAHEGIEGVITGRALYEGKLDLAAAIAMGARS is encoded by the coding sequence ATGATCGTCTTCCCCGCCATCGACCTCAAGGGCGGCGAGGTCGTGCGCCTGGCCGAAGGCGACATGGCCCGCGCGACGATCTACGGCGACGATCCGGCCGCGCAGGCGATGATCTTCGCAGAAGCGGGCGCGGAGCACCTCCACGTGGTCGATTTGGACGGCAGCTTTGCCGGGCGGCCGGAAAACCGCGCCGCGGTCGAGGCGATCGTCGAACGCTTTCCCGGCTATGTCCAGCTTGGCGGCGGCATCCGCGACGCGGCGACGGTCGAGGGCTGGTTCAATCTCGGCGTCGCGCGCGTGGTGATGGGCTCCGCCGCGCTGAAGGACCCCGAATTCGTCAAGGACATGGCCCGCGAATGGGAAGGCGGCATCGTTGTCGCGGTGGATGCGAAGGACGGCATGGTCGCGACCGAGGGCTGGGCCGAAGTCTCCGACGTGCCCGTCGTCGACCTCGCGCGCCGGTTCGAGGACGCGGGCGTCGCCGCGCTGCTGTTCACCGACATCGGGCGCGATGGCTTGCTGAAGGGCGTCAACATCGACGCGACCGTGGACCTCGCACGCCGGGTGGACATTCCGGTGATCGCCAGCGGCGGCGTGCGCGGACTGGACGACATTCACATCCTCTCGGTCCACGCGCATGAAGGGATCGAGGGAGTGATAACGGGCCGCGCGCTGTATGAGGGCAAGCTCGACCTCGCCGCGGCGATCGCGATGGGGGCGCGGTCGTGA
- a CDS encoding histidine triad nucleotide-binding protein: MPIDATLPYDDDNIFARILRGEIPSTKVYEDEWALAFEDINPQAENHTLVIPKGRYVSWDDFSAKASSEEIAGFIRAVGHVAREKGLVEPGYRLLANVGPHAGQEVPHLHVHVFGGEPLGPMIWKRG, translated from the coding sequence ATGCCGATCGATGCGACCCTGCCCTATGACGACGACAACATCTTCGCCAGGATCCTGCGCGGGGAAATCCCCTCGACCAAGGTTTACGAGGACGAATGGGCGCTCGCCTTCGAGGACATCAACCCGCAGGCGGAAAACCACACGCTGGTGATCCCCAAGGGCCGTTATGTCAGCTGGGACGATTTCAGCGCGAAGGCTTCGAGCGAGGAGATCGCCGGCTTCATCCGTGCCGTCGGCCATGTCGCGCGCGAGAAAGGACTGGTCGAACCGGGCTATCGCCTGCTCGCCAATGTGGGCCCTCACGCCGGGCAGGAGGTGCCGCATCTCCACGTCCACGTTTTCGGCGGAGAGCCGCTGGGACCGATGATCTGGAAGCGCGGCTGA
- a CDS encoding SspB family protein gives MSEETPDSLIPYDEIVQEALRAVVGRVLGEIERGGGSLPGNHHFYITFKTAAPGVSIPQHLRDRFPDEMTIVLQNKFWDLEVREKDFTVGLSFNQIPAKLQIPFAAITAFVDPAVDFGLQFQTSVEELPHQEHDDAENDGEPAGPGGEADGDGDGDGSNVVTVDFGRKK, from the coding sequence ATGAGCGAGGAAACGCCCGACAGCCTGATCCCCTACGACGAGATCGTGCAGGAAGCCCTGCGCGCCGTCGTCGGCCGCGTGCTCGGCGAGATCGAGCGCGGCGGGGGCAGCCTGCCGGGCAACCACCATTTCTACATCACCTTCAAGACCGCCGCGCCCGGCGTTTCCATCCCGCAGCACCTGCGCGACCGTTTCCCGGACGAGATGACGATCGTGCTCCAGAACAAGTTCTGGGACCTCGAGGTGCGCGAAAAGGACTTCACCGTCGGCCTGTCGTTCAACCAGATCCCGGCCAAGCTGCAGATCCCCTTCGCGGCGATCACCGCATTCGTCGACCCGGCCGTCGATTTCGGCTTGCAGTTCCAGACCTCGGTGGAGGAATTGCCGCACCAGGAACACGACGACGCGGAAAACGACGGCGAACCGGCGGGTCCCGGCGGGGAGGCTGACGGGGACGGGGACGGCGACGGGTCGAATGTCGTGACGGTCGATTTCGGAAGGAAGAAATAG
- a CDS encoding J domain-containing protein, translating into MSRARRSNDWGFPRWRGYDASREATTVRLCDRHGCEEKGDCPAPKAPNSPERWYFCQRHAAEYNSKWDYFQGLEKAERAERAKAERAESAGYAEASHYGWAGSGDGSRSADEMRALELLGLEADAEMEAIKKAYRHRAKQVHPDVKPGDEEAARQFQSLQVAYEVLRAAEERRTWRG; encoded by the coding sequence ATGAGCCGCGCGCGCCGTTCGAACGACTGGGGATTCCCGCGCTGGCGTGGCTATGATGCCTCGCGCGAGGCGACGACGGTGCGCCTGTGCGACCGCCACGGTTGCGAGGAGAAGGGCGATTGCCCCGCGCCCAAGGCGCCGAACAGCCCCGAACGGTGGTATTTCTGCCAGCGCCACGCGGCGGAATACAATTCCAAGTGGGACTATTTCCAGGGCCTGGAAAAGGCCGAACGGGCCGAGCGCGCCAAGGCCGAGCGGGCGGAGAGCGCGGGCTATGCCGAAGCCTCGCACTATGGTTGGGCCGGTTCGGGCGACGGATCGCGCAGCGCGGACGAGATGCGCGCGCTCGAACTGCTCGGGCTGGAGGCGGATGCGGAAATGGAGGCGATCAAGAAGGCCTATCGCCACCGTGCCAAGCAGGTGCACCCGGACGTGAAACCGGGCGACGAGGAAGCGGCCAGACAGTTCCAGTCGCTGCAGGTGGCCTACGAGGTCCTGCGCGCGGCCGAGGAACGGCGCACCTGGCGGGGCTAG
- the tolQ gene encoding protein TolQ, whose amino-acid sequence MPTPLLAAAAAAAGPTRLDPLELFLAADIVVQAVMIGLILASIWTWTIIVSFSLRTGRLESRSRDYEAEFWETRDREATLTKQQRREIPSARIAAAGLEEWRKSVSGGKIDADAARQRIAAAMESQVAFEADELAGRLGFLASTGSVAPFVGLFGTVWGIMNSFFQIGAQQSASLAVVAPGIAEALFATAIGLFAAIPAVIAYNRFSNKVNQYEARLQRFADRVHAGLSRELDKA is encoded by the coding sequence GTGCCCACCCCCTTGCTTGCTGCCGCGGCCGCCGCCGCCGGCCCGACCCGGCTCGACCCGCTCGAGCTGTTCCTCGCCGCCGACATCGTCGTGCAGGCGGTGATGATCGGGCTGATCCTCGCGAGCATCTGGACCTGGACGATCATCGTCTCCTTCTCCTTGCGGACCGGCCGGCTGGAGAGCAGGTCGCGCGATTACGAGGCCGAGTTCTGGGAAACCCGCGACCGCGAGGCGACCCTGACGAAACAGCAGCGGCGCGAGATCCCCTCGGCCCGCATCGCGGCGGCCGGGCTCGAGGAATGGAGGAAGTCGGTTTCCGGCGGGAAGATCGATGCCGATGCCGCGCGCCAGCGGATCGCTGCGGCGATGGAAAGCCAGGTCGCCTTCGAAGCGGACGAGCTCGCCGGTAGGCTCGGCTTTCTCGCCAGCACGGGATCGGTCGCGCCCTTCGTCGGCCTGTTCGGGACGGTGTGGGGGATCATGAACAGCTTCTTCCAGATCGGCGCGCAGCAGAGCGCGAGCCTTGCCGTCGTCGCCCCCGGCATCGCCGAGGCGCTGTTCGCGACCGCGATCGGCCTGTTCGCCGCGATCCCGGCCGTGATTGCGTACAACCGCTTTTCGAATAAGGTGAACCAATACGAGGCGCGGCTCCAGCGCTTCGCCGACCGGGTCCACGCCGGGCTCAGCCGCGAGCTGGACAAGGCCTGA
- a CDS encoding YbgC/FadM family acyl-CoA thioesterase, with translation MTHPTAPGGILDRARHLYAVRVYYEDTDLSGITYHANYLRWFERARSDLLRLLAIDQRAAIEAGEGAYAVSEVNLRYLRPARLDDDVVIETRCTELGAASCRMHQVARRPHADGSEDLCEATLRVGFISPEGRPRRQPAEWRAAFRAFMDQGEN, from the coding sequence ATGACCCACCCGACAGCTCCCGGCGGCATTCTCGATCGTGCGCGGCATCTTTATGCCGTGCGGGTCTATTACGAGGACACCGACCTTTCGGGCATCACCTACCACGCCAACTACCTGCGCTGGTTCGAACGCGCGCGGTCCGACCTCTTGCGCCTGCTCGCCATCGACCAGCGCGCCGCGATCGAGGCGGGCGAGGGGGCCTATGCCGTGTCCGAGGTGAACCTCAGATACCTGCGCCCCGCCAGGCTCGACGATGACGTGGTGATCGAGACGCGCTGCACCGAGCTCGGCGCGGCAAGCTGCCGGATGCACCAGGTCGCGCGGCGCCCCCATGCGGACGGATCGGAGGACCTGTGCGAGGCGACCCTGCGCGTCGGCTTCATCAGCCCCGAAGGGCGCCCCCGCCGCCAGCCCGCCGAGTGGCGCGCCGCCTTCAGGGCGTTCATGGACCAAGGAGAAAACTGA
- a CDS encoding usg protein, which translates to MADRDFERQLKGYGLLTAEIFYFFPDYPSLIQQYVWQEYDEAPDYPVLFGFLDHWRREIEAAIHSVRIAHERSIGPREFRAVGSEFTLQ; encoded by the coding sequence ATGGCGGATCGGGATTTCGAACGGCAACTCAAGGGGTATGGCCTTCTGACGGCCGAAATCTTCTACTTCTTCCCCGACTACCCTTCGCTGATCCAGCAATATGTCTGGCAGGAATACGACGAGGCGCCCGATTACCCGGTCCTGTTCGGGTTCCTCGATCACTGGCGGCGCGAGATCGAGGCGGCGATCCATTCGGTCCGGATCGCCCACGAACGCAGCATCGGCCCGCGAGAATTCCGCGCGGTCGGGAGCGAATTCACGCTCCAGTAG
- a CDS encoding SDR family oxidoreductase — translation MNVQELFSLDGRIALVTGGSRGIGKMFVEGLLSAGAARVYISARKVEQMEATIAEFAEAFGEGKVIGIPADLSQMDGIQHLADEIARREDRLDILINNAGAAWGQPYLEFSEAGWHRTMDLNVKTPFFLTQKLHDLLVAGGRGDHPAKVIHVSSIDGQRINPWETYAYQASKAGVIQLTRRMAARLIQDNIIVTSIAPGAFASEMNKAAKNAPDASASVIPAKRIGSPEDMAAAAIYLCSRAGDYVVGETLTVDGGVVNAALPSSFNDPAG, via the coding sequence ATGAACGTTCAAGAACTCTTCAGCCTCGACGGGCGCATCGCGCTCGTCACCGGGGGCAGCCGCGGGATCGGCAAGATGTTCGTCGAAGGCCTGCTTTCGGCGGGCGCGGCGCGGGTCTACATCTCGGCCCGCAAGGTCGAACAGATGGAAGCCACCATCGCCGAATTCGCCGAGGCCTTCGGCGAGGGCAAGGTGATCGGCATCCCCGCCGACCTGTCGCAGATGGACGGCATCCAGCACCTCGCGGACGAGATCGCGCGGCGCGAGGACAGGCTCGACATCCTCATCAACAACGCGGGCGCCGCCTGGGGCCAGCCCTATCTCGAATTTTCCGAGGCCGGCTGGCACCGCACGATGGATCTGAACGTCAAGACGCCGTTCTTCCTCACCCAGAAGCTCCACGACCTGCTGGTCGCGGGCGGCAGGGGCGACCATCCGGCGAAGGTGATCCACGTCTCCTCGATCGACGGGCAGCGGATCAATCCGTGGGAAACCTACGCCTACCAGGCTTCCAAGGCGGGCGTGATCCAGCTCACCCGGCGCATGGCCGCGCGGCTGATCCAGGACAACATCATCGTCACCTCGATCGCGCCCGGCGCCTTTGCGAGCGAGATGAACAAGGCCGCCAAGAACGCGCCCGACGCTTCGGCCAGCGTGATCCCGGCAAAGCGCATCGGCAGCCCCGAGGACATGGCCGCGGCCGCGATCTACCTGTGCAGCCGCGCGGGCGACTATGTCGTGGGCGAGACGCTGACGGTCGACGGCGGCGTGGTGAACGCCGCGCTCCCCTCGAGCTTCAACGACCCCGCAGGCTGA
- a CDS encoding phosphoribosyl-ATP diphosphatase, whose product MDTLHRLEATIASRRAASPEESYVAKLNARGLPKIAQKLGEEATEAVIAGVAGSNEELVGESADLLFHLLVLLGARGVSLDHVLAELDRREGLSGLEEKAMRSE is encoded by the coding sequence ATGGACACGCTGCACCGCCTCGAAGCCACCATCGCATCGCGCCGCGCCGCCTCGCCGGAGGAAAGCTATGTCGCGAAGCTCAACGCCAGGGGCCTGCCCAAGATCGCGCAGAAGCTGGGCGAGGAAGCGACCGAGGCGGTGATCGCGGGCGTCGCGGGGAGCAATGAGGAACTGGTCGGCGAAAGCGCGGACCTGCTCTTCCACCTGCTCGTGCTGCTCGGCGCGCGCGGCGTGTCGCTCGACCATGTCCTTGCCGAACTCGACCGGCGCGAAGGGCTGTCGGGCCTCGAGGAAAAGGCCATGAGGAGCGAATAA
- a CDS encoding biopolymer transporter ExbD translates to MGASLSPSSHGKGRRRSRRAAMAEINVTPLVDVMLVLLIIFMVTVTLPAVGVPIELPESRASPVEEVPDTVTVSIDGEGRIYLENDPVPAGGFPEALATIDRGGDGALPTLVLRGDRGLDYGRVMAVMGEMNRAGFTRIELVTDGSVTPP, encoded by the coding sequence ATGGGGGCCTCGCTCTCCCCCTCCTCGCACGGCAAGGGCCGTCGCCGTTCGCGCCGGGCCGCGATGGCGGAGATCAACGTGACCCCGCTGGTCGACGTGATGCTGGTGCTGCTCATCATCTTCATGGTGACGGTGACGCTGCCGGCCGTGGGCGTGCCGATCGAACTGCCCGAAAGCCGGGCGAGCCCGGTCGAGGAAGTGCCGGATACGGTCACGGTCAGCATCGACGGCGAGGGGCGCATCTATCTCGAGAACGACCCCGTCCCCGCGGGCGGTTTCCCCGAAGCGCTCGCCACGATCGACCGGGGCGGCGACGGTGCGCTGCCGACGCTGGTGCTGCGCGGCGACCGCGGGCTCGATTATGGTAGGGTGATGGCCGTGATGGGCGAAATGAACCGCGCGGGCTTCACCAGGATCGAACTGGTCACCGACGGTTCAGTCACGCCGCCATAG
- the hisB gene encoding imidazoleglycerol-phosphate dehydratase HisB: MTSFSDREGARRTGSVSRETAETRIAITVDLDGAGAYDVSTGIGFLDHMVEQFSRHSLIDVTMKVEGDLHVDQHHTTEDSAIALGQALSEALGDKAGIGRYGHAYSPMDETLSRVALDISGRPYLVWKAGFTQEKLGQWDTELIEHWFHSIAQSAGITLHMELIYGTNNHHICESLYKGFARAMRQAVERDPRKGGAIPSTKGMLGG, encoded by the coding sequence ATGACCAGCTTTTCCGACCGCGAGGGCGCCCGGCGCACCGGCTCGGTTTCGCGCGAGACGGCCGAGACCAGGATCGCCATCACCGTCGATCTCGACGGGGCGGGGGCCTATGACGTCTCGACCGGCATCGGCTTTCTCGATCACATGGTGGAACAGTTCAGCCGCCATTCGCTGATCGACGTGACCATGAAGGTCGAGGGCGATCTGCACGTCGATCAGCACCACACGACCGAGGATTCGGCGATCGCGCTGGGCCAGGCCCTGTCCGAGGCGCTCGGCGACAAGGCCGGGATCGGGCGCTACGGCCATGCCTATTCGCCGATGGACGAAACGCTTTCGCGGGTCGCGCTCGACATTTCGGGGCGGCCCTACCTCGTGTGGAAGGCGGGTTTCACGCAGGAAAAGCTCGGCCAATGGGACACCGAGCTGATCGAACACTGGTTCCATTCGATCGCGCAGAGCGCCGGGATCACGCTGCACATGGAACTCATTTACGGCACCAACAACCACCACATCTGCGAAAGCCTCTACAAGGGCTTCGCCCGCGCCATGCGGCAGGCGGTCGAACGCGACCCGCGCAAGGGCGGCGCGATCCCGAGCACCAAGGGGATGCTCGGTGGGTGA